Proteins from a genomic interval of Pseudomonas sp. RC10:
- a CDS encoding glucose 1-dehydrogenase produces MSSSVNNSNDGPVALITGALAGIGRATAIAFGQAGYRVVISGRREEAGQALLAELEAQGVQAIFQRADVRYENEIERLVDVTVAEFGRLDTAVNNAGVDGKFASILEVTSAEYEQVFAANVLGTLLSMKHEMRVMRAQGFGSIVNLSSSMGIKGAPNASLYAGSKHAVEGITKSVALEAAPFGIRVNAVAPGPVQTEMFDRITGDEAGRERMIDGVPMKRIGTPEEIARMIVFVASGAVPFMTGEIVRVNGGKTA; encoded by the coding sequence ATGAGCAGCTCTGTCAACAACAGCAACGATGGGCCAGTGGCGCTGATCACAGGCGCGCTGGCGGGTATTGGTCGAGCGACGGCCATTGCGTTCGGGCAGGCGGGCTACCGGGTGGTGATCTCGGGGCGTCGTGAAGAAGCCGGGCAAGCGTTGCTCGCGGAACTGGAAGCGCAGGGCGTGCAGGCGATCTTTCAGCGAGCCGATGTCCGTTATGAAAACGAAATCGAACGCCTCGTGGACGTGACCGTCGCCGAGTTTGGCCGACTGGACACCGCCGTCAACAACGCGGGCGTGGACGGGAAATTTGCGTCCATCCTGGAGGTCACTTCAGCGGAATACGAACAAGTGTTCGCCGCCAACGTGCTCGGCACGCTGCTGTCGATGAAGCACGAGATGCGTGTGATGCGGGCGCAAGGGTTTGGCAGCATTGTCAACCTGTCGTCGAGCATGGGCATCAAGGGCGCGCCCAATGCTTCTCTTTACGCGGGGAGCAAGCATGCGGTGGAAGGGATCACCAAATCGGTGGCCCTGGAAGCCGCGCCGTTTGGCATTCGGGTCAATGCTGTGGCACCCGGCCCCGTGCAAACCGAGATGTTCGACCGCATCACGGGTGACGAAGCGGGAAGAGAACGCATGATCGACGGCGTGCCCATGAAACGGATCGGCACACCGGAAGAAATCGCCCGCATGATCGTGTTCGTCGCCTCGGGCGCCGTGCCATTCATGACCGGCGAGATCGTGCGCGTGAACGGCGGCAAGACGGCCTGA
- a CDS encoding MarR family transcriptional regulator, whose product MKEITGPDLCHCLAVRRNARYLTRLYDRHLARTDLSISQFSLLAMLVKHPEISISDLAEIMVMERTTLVRALKPLQMSGFVLSRTEGPRSALRLFLSEDGRAKFEEALPDWDAAQAELEAEMGREQAVSVRASLLVVVPEL is encoded by the coding sequence ATGAAAGAAATTACCGGCCCCGATCTCTGCCATTGCCTTGCCGTCAGGCGCAATGCGAGGTACCTCACTCGACTCTATGACCGACATCTGGCCAGGACCGATCTGTCGATCTCGCAGTTTTCGTTGTTGGCGATGCTCGTCAAACACCCGGAAATCTCCATCTCGGACCTGGCCGAGATCATGGTCATGGAACGCACGACGTTGGTAAGAGCCCTCAAACCGCTTCAAATGTCAGGATTCGTCCTCAGCCGCACGGAAGGGCCACGGTCGGCCTTGCGGCTGTTTCTCTCCGAAGACGGGAGGGCGAAATTCGAAGAGGCGCTGCCCGATTGGGACGCCGCTCAAGCCGAACTGGAAGCAGAAATGGGCCGGGAGCAAGCGGTGTCGGTTCGGGCGTCGTTATTGGTGGTCGTACCGGAGCTGTGA
- a CDS encoding LysR substrate-binding domain-containing protein codes for MDLFFAMKVFTRVVESNSFTRAADTLHIPKASATIVIQQLEAHLKIRLLQRTTRSLGLTPDGAAYYQRCVRILADIEEAEHALVAKADTPRGTLRIDMPTSLGKLLVLPDLYAFHQRYPDIELMAGFGDKPVDLIQDSVDCVIRVGELPTSNMVARRIGFYRPVTVASPDYLARHGMPTALDELKTHVAINFFWGRHGKLMNFSFTVADQVVETLLQGNLAVNDTDVWMQSCLRGLGIIQAPRFMAAPYLASGELVEVLNTYVPPPLPISVVYPQNRHLAPTVRVFVDWIAELFAHHPLLVE; via the coding sequence ATGGACCTGTTTTTCGCCATGAAAGTGTTCACCCGCGTGGTGGAATCCAACAGCTTCACGCGGGCGGCGGACACGCTGCACATCCCCAAGGCGTCGGCCACCATCGTCATTCAACAGCTCGAAGCCCACTTGAAGATTCGGCTGTTGCAGCGCACCACCCGCAGCCTCGGACTGACGCCGGACGGGGCGGCGTATTACCAGCGTTGCGTACGAATTCTGGCGGACATCGAAGAGGCGGAACACGCGCTGGTCGCAAAAGCGGACACGCCGCGCGGCACGTTGCGCATCGACATGCCGACGTCGTTGGGCAAGCTGCTGGTACTGCCGGACCTTTATGCCTTCCATCAGCGCTACCCCGACATCGAGCTGATGGCGGGCTTTGGCGACAAGCCGGTGGACCTGATTCAGGACAGCGTCGATTGCGTGATTCGTGTAGGCGAACTGCCGACGTCGAACATGGTGGCGAGGCGCATTGGTTTCTATCGACCGGTCACGGTGGCCAGTCCTGATTACCTCGCACGACACGGCATGCCCACGGCGCTGGACGAGCTCAAGACCCACGTCGCGATCAATTTTTTCTGGGGGCGCCACGGCAAGCTGATGAACTTCAGTTTCACCGTCGCAGACCAGGTCGTCGAAACGCTGTTGCAGGGCAACCTGGCCGTGAACGACACCGACGTCTGGATGCAGTCCTGTCTGAGAGGGTTGGGGATCATTCAGGCGCCACGGTTCATGGCGGCGCCTTATCTGGCGTCCGGGGAGCTGGTGGAAGTATTGAACACCTACGTTCCACCGCCTTTGCCGATTTCAGTCGTCTACCCGCAAAACAGACACCTTGCACCGACGGTGAGGGTGTTTGTCGATTGGATCGCCGAGCTGTTTGCACACCATCCGCTGTTGGTGGAATGA
- a CDS encoding ankyrin repeat domain-containing protein — protein MHTYSRRRIGFVVAALVLLAGLSWVGLRVSHLLVPDFWLPSTPEHLVSEERPVQVNPHIYDQQWFDAARAGRTDISRALIDAGFPVNSQSGEGYTALVLATYHGQTDEVRLLLGAAADPCIPDHNGNTALMGALFKGEMAMAKLLVDRCAIDQTNNSGQTALAFAALFGRLDFVPELIAQGADLNHQDARGETALSIVMGQGNEIAAAALRRRGATE, from the coding sequence ATGCACACCTATTCCCGTCGCCGAATCGGCTTCGTTGTTGCTGCACTGGTGCTGTTGGCGGGTCTTTCGTGGGTGGGACTGCGCGTCAGCCACCTGCTTGTGCCCGATTTCTGGCTGCCCTCGACCCCCGAGCACCTGGTCAGCGAGGAACGCCCCGTGCAGGTGAATCCGCATATCTATGATCAGCAATGGTTCGACGCCGCCCGTGCGGGGCGAACCGACATCAGCCGGGCGCTGATTGACGCCGGTTTTCCGGTGAACAGCCAGAGTGGCGAGGGTTACACCGCGCTGGTGTTGGCGACCTACCACGGACAGACCGACGAGGTCAGGTTGCTGCTCGGCGCCGCCGCCGACCCTTGTATCCCCGACCACAACGGCAACACCGCGCTGATGGGCGCGTTGTTCAAGGGAGAAATGGCCATGGCGAAGTTGCTGGTTGATCGTTGCGCCATCGATCAGACCAACAACAGCGGCCAAACCGCGCTGGCCTTCGCGGCGCTGTTCGGGCGTCTGGATTTCGTGCCCGAGTTAATCGCCCAGGGTGCCGATCTGAACCACCAGGACGCACGGGGCGAAACCGCGCTGAGTATCGTGATGGGGCAGGGCAATGAGATCGCCGCCGCTGCGTTGCGTCGCCGTGGGGCGACGGAATGA
- a CDS encoding Lrp/AsnC family transcriptional regulator translates to MDAPTPGPLFNLTDKDRQLLSLLQANAREPTASLARKLGVSRSSVQERITRLEKAGVITGYSVRIDQDRLQQTINCFTMTSCTNKSYTDVMTSLRKMDAVQAVYAVSGESDFIIHLATSTLSDLNAELIRINMIKGVAHTSSHIVMETKFSRKLME, encoded by the coding sequence ATGGATGCGCCTACCCCCGGTCCGCTGTTCAACCTGACCGACAAAGACCGACAACTGCTCAGCCTTTTGCAAGCCAATGCCCGGGAACCCACCGCCTCGTTGGCACGCAAGCTGGGCGTGTCGCGCTCGTCCGTGCAGGAGCGCATCACCCGTCTGGAAAAAGCCGGGGTCATTACCGGCTACAGCGTGCGCATCGACCAGGATCGTCTCCAACAGACCATCAACTGCTTCACCATGACCTCGTGCACCAACAAGAGCTACACCGATGTGATGACTTCCCTGCGCAAAATGGATGCGGTGCAAGCCGTTTACGCCGTGTCGGGGGAGTCGGACTTCATCATTCATTTGGCCACCTCAACCCTGAGCGACCTCAACGCCGAGTTGATCCGGATCAACATGATCAAGGGCGTCGCGCACACCTCGTCGCATATCGTGATGGAAACCAAATTCAGCCGAAAACTGATGGAGTGA
- a CDS encoding NADH:flavin oxidoreductase/NADH oxidase codes for MNGLFSALKLRGLTLPNRIVVSPMCQYCAADGLANSWHVAHLTQLAISGAGMLTIESTAVEPDGRITPGDLGLWSDDTEAALGTVIQAIRDNSRTPVALQLAHAGRKASSYEPWRGGQLIPVSEGGWETVAPSAIPHKEGEAAPVELTKADIVRLREAFVAATRRAARLGVDALELHGGHGYLIHQFLSPISNQRTDEYGGSLENRMRFLLEVFDAVRDAWPDERPLGVKLSASDWVEGGLDIDATVTISQALKAHGADWVVSSSGGISPLQKIAPAPGYQVPFAARVKQEAGLVSTAVGLITEPRQADEIIRSGEADLVAIARAMLNDPRWPWRAAAELGAKVTAPPQYWRALPQGHADIFEHLVFGAR; via the coding sequence ATGAACGGTCTGTTTTCAGCCTTGAAACTGCGGGGGCTCACGTTGCCCAACCGCATCGTCGTGTCACCCATGTGCCAATACTGCGCGGCCGATGGCCTGGCGAATTCCTGGCATGTCGCTCACCTCACACAACTGGCCATTTCCGGCGCCGGCATGTTGACCATCGAGTCCACAGCGGTCGAGCCTGACGGGCGAATCACCCCTGGCGACCTTGGGCTGTGGAGCGATGACACTGAAGCGGCGCTGGGCACGGTCATTCAGGCGATCCGGGATAATTCGCGGACCCCCGTTGCCCTGCAACTCGCTCACGCCGGGCGCAAGGCGTCGAGTTACGAGCCTTGGCGCGGCGGGCAGCTCATCCCGGTGTCCGAGGGTGGTTGGGAGACCGTCGCACCGTCCGCGATTCCTCATAAAGAGGGTGAAGCTGCACCGGTCGAGCTGACAAAAGCTGACATCGTGCGTCTTCGCGAAGCCTTCGTCGCCGCTACCCGGCGCGCGGCCCGCTTGGGCGTGGACGCGCTGGAGTTGCATGGTGGCCATGGCTACCTGATTCACCAGTTCTTGTCGCCGATCTCTAATCAGCGCACCGACGAATACGGCGGCTCGCTGGAAAACCGCATGCGCTTTCTGCTGGAAGTCTTCGACGCCGTGCGCGACGCCTGGCCGGACGAGCGCCCTCTGGGTGTGAAACTGTCGGCCTCCGATTGGGTGGAAGGCGGGCTGGACATCGACGCGACGGTGACCATTTCTCAAGCCCTGAAGGCACACGGTGCGGACTGGGTGGTGTCGTCGTCAGGCGGCATTTCCCCGCTGCAAAAAATCGCCCCAGCCCCCGGTTATCAGGTGCCGTTTGCCGCTCGGGTGAAGCAAGAAGCCGGGCTCGTTTCCACCGCCGTCGGCCTGATCACCGAACCGCGTCAGGCCGATGAAATCATCCGCTCGGGCGAGGCCGATCTGGTGGCCATCGCCCGCGCCATGCTCAACGACCCGCGCTGGCCATGGCGAGCGGCCGCCGAGCTGGGCGCCAAGGTGACGGCACCGCCGCAATACTGGCGAGCGCTGCCCCAAGGCCACGCCGACATTTTCGAGCACCTCGTGTTTGGCGCCCGTTGA
- a CDS encoding catalase — translation MSHNRSLWSASVLAVAIAASSAVHADQLTRDSGAPVGDNQNSQTAGDAGPVLLQDSHLIEKLQRFDRERIPERVVHARGTGAFGDFEPTADLHDLTVAQVFQAGSKTPVFVRFSTVMGYRGSPEQARDPRGFAVKFYTSQGNWDMVGINWPIFFIRDAIKFPDFVHANKPSAVTGVQDPNLAFDFFAHTPEATNMLTHLYTVEGMPDSYRHMDGSAVHAFKFINADGVTHYVKFAWKSQQGVHGFEPKQIGGSIANDWNLMTNDLYGAIKKGDFPKWDLYVQVLTPGELGKFDFDALDDTKVWTGVPERKVGTLTLNKIPDNYFESTEESAFAPSRLVPGIEASEDRMLQGRLFAYADTQMYRLGANYQQLPINAPKTPVSNNSQDGALNASGRKGEINYEPSGIKELSQDPKYKDAATPVSGVTQQRMTQKPRNFFQAGEYYRGLSEKDKGFLIEALSADLNHVTNEANKYTMLSYFYKADAGYGGQLAKATHADVERVKSLATRLQD, via the coding sequence ATGAGCCATAATCGTTCTCTCTGGAGCGCCTCCGTGCTCGCTGTTGCCATCGCCGCTTCATCTGCCGTTCATGCAGATCAACTCACGCGAGACAGTGGGGCCCCTGTTGGCGACAATCAAAACTCTCAAACGGCAGGCGATGCCGGTCCCGTATTACTTCAAGACTCCCACTTGATTGAAAAACTGCAGCGGTTTGATCGCGAGCGCATTCCCGAACGCGTCGTTCATGCGAGGGGCACGGGGGCCTTTGGAGACTTCGAGCCGACTGCTGATCTGCATGACCTGACCGTCGCGCAAGTCTTTCAAGCCGGCAGCAAAACGCCGGTCTTTGTGAGATTTTCAACGGTCATGGGGTATCGGGGATCGCCTGAACAAGCCCGTGATCCCCGCGGTTTCGCCGTGAAGTTCTACACCTCACAAGGTAACTGGGACATGGTCGGCATTAACTGGCCGATCTTTTTTATCCGCGATGCCATCAAATTTCCCGACTTCGTTCATGCCAACAAACCCAGCGCGGTCACCGGCGTACAAGATCCCAACCTGGCGTTTGACTTCTTCGCGCACACGCCAGAAGCCACCAATATGTTGACTCACCTTTATACCGTCGAGGGCATGCCGGATTCCTATCGTCACATGGATGGCTCGGCGGTCCATGCGTTCAAATTCATCAACGCTGATGGCGTGACCCATTATGTGAAGTTTGCCTGGAAGAGCCAGCAGGGCGTTCATGGTTTCGAACCCAAACAAATCGGTGGTTCCATTGCGAATGACTGGAACTTGATGACCAATGATTTGTATGGCGCCATCAAAAAAGGTGACTTTCCCAAATGGGATCTCTATGTCCAAGTGCTGACGCCGGGGGAGTTGGGCAAGTTTGATTTCGATGCGCTCGACGACACCAAAGTCTGGACCGGTGTGCCGGAACGAAAAGTCGGCACGCTGACGCTGAATAAAATTCCAGACAATTATTTTGAATCCACCGAAGAGTCGGCCTTTGCACCGTCACGTTTGGTCCCGGGAATTGAAGCATCCGAAGACCGCATGCTTCAGGGGCGACTGTTCGCGTATGCGGATACCCAAATGTACCGGCTCGGCGCCAATTATCAGCAACTTCCCATCAACGCGCCGAAAACACCTGTCAGCAATAACAGCCAGGACGGTGCCTTGAATGCGAGTGGTCGTAAAGGCGAGATCAACTACGAACCGTCGGGCATCAAGGAACTCAGCCAGGACCCTAAATACAAAGACGCAGCGACGCCGGTCAGTGGGGTCACTCAGCAGCGCATGACCCAGAAACCGCGAAACTTCTTCCAGGCCGGTGAGTACTACCGGGGCCTGTCCGAGAAGGACAAAGGCTTCCTGATTGAAGCCTTGAGCGCGGACCTGAACCACGTCACCAACGAGGCCAACAAGTACACGATGCTTTCGTACTTCTATAAGGCGGACGCCGGTTACGGCGGGCAGTTGGCGAAGGCGACCCACGCTGACGTCGAGCGCGTCAAGTCACTCGCAACTCGCCTGCAAGACTGA
- a CDS encoding NAD(P)H-binding protein, whose translation MKFVVTGSAGNVSKPLTELLLAAGHDVSVVSRNADNIAALVKQGANAAIGDMEDVAFLKDTLKGADGVYLMLPPMWNSQDQKQQSIEYAHNFKAAIEATGVKNVVFLSSYGADRQTDAGPISGMGLAEDVLNTLGSGVNVLSLRTGYFYSNLLLSIDLIKKAGHMGNMFAIPQGRFTVVDPEDIARTAAAALATQNFKGHSYQYVISDITGTDEIAALIGKEIGIPGLKWEKFEKEDFRQVLLGYGFAKGAANDYVEMFDTLDKGLLFEHFFETKAPFGGTSIEAFAKRFAAIYKSR comes from the coding sequence ATGAAATTCGTCGTAACAGGCAGTGCTGGCAATGTCTCCAAACCTCTGACCGAACTGCTTCTGGCCGCGGGTCATGACGTGAGTGTGGTCAGCCGCAACGCTGACAACATCGCCGCGTTGGTCAAACAAGGCGCGAATGCCGCGATTGGCGACATGGAAGATGTGGCCTTTCTGAAAGACACGTTGAAGGGTGCAGACGGCGTGTACTTGATGCTGCCGCCGATGTGGAACTCGCAGGACCAGAAGCAACAAAGCATCGAATACGCCCATAACTTCAAGGCCGCCATTGAGGCCACCGGCGTTAAAAACGTGGTCTTCCTGAGCAGCTACGGCGCCGACCGCCAAACGGATGCCGGCCCCATCAGCGGCATGGGCCTGGCCGAAGATGTGCTGAATACACTGGGCTCCGGCGTGAACGTATTGAGCCTGCGCACGGGCTACTTCTACAGCAACCTGTTGCTGTCCATCGACCTGATCAAGAAGGCCGGGCACATGGGCAACATGTTCGCCATCCCGCAAGGCCGTTTCACGGTCGTCGACCCTGAAGACATTGCCCGTACCGCCGCAGCGGCGCTGGCCACCCAGAACTTCAAGGGCCACAGCTACCAGTACGTCATCAGCGATATCACCGGCACCGATGAGATTGCTGCACTGATCGGCAAGGAAATCGGCATCCCGGGTCTGAAATGGGAGAAGTTCGAGAAAGAAGACTTCCGCCAAGTGCTGTTGGGCTACGGGTTCGCCAAGGGCGCGGCGAACGACTACGTCGAGATGTTCGACACGTTGGACAAAGGGCTGTTGTTCGAACACTTCTTCGAAACGAAAGCGCCGTTTGGTGGCACGTCCATTGAAGCCTTCGCCAAGCGTTTCGCTGCGATTTATAAAAGCCGCTGA
- a CDS encoding EthD family reductase, whose amino-acid sequence MIKISVMYPSGRGIHFNHRYYRDVHLPLVKRRLGDHLISYSIDKGLSGMEPDSAPLYVGLCHLYCESVEAFQAGIAPHGEELENDIANFTNASPVYQISEVVDMD is encoded by the coding sequence GTGATCAAGATCAGCGTGATGTACCCCTCCGGACGCGGGATTCATTTCAATCATCGTTATTACCGCGACGTGCACCTGCCGTTGGTGAAAAGGCGGTTGGGGGATCACCTGATCTCCTACAGCATCGACAAGGGGCTGTCAGGAATGGAACCGGACAGCGCGCCCTTATACGTCGGCCTGTGCCATCTGTATTGTGAATCCGTCGAAGCGTTTCAAGCCGGTATTGCGCCTCACGGCGAGGAACTGGAAAACGACATCGCCAACTTCACCAATGCATCGCCGGTGTATCAGATCAGCGAAGTCGTGGACATGGACTGA
- a CDS encoding Gfo/Idh/MocA family oxidoreductase yields the protein MRPTASPIRVGLVGIGNWAMHGHVRVLSLLPQYEITAVYSQRLDSAQVAAAHLGIPHVAESLDELVNHPEVDLVVVLTIAPQHEEAVRAAIAAGKNVYCEWPLTTSTAVSQELACLAKQAGVRTIVGLQRRHAPHNRYLQDLLQQGYVGKVRSVRIHVSMNYFQALRPNALRWTVPVENFSSVVSIYAGHFLDMLFTAMGWPVNVSALAVNQFDVVTIKETGEQLSGTAPDQLVLAGQLEDGALLSVHIEGGKRNGSGVQIEITGHEGDLRITNVSAFGGVGEDYVIEGAHGDHLPLEVLPIPASYSRLPTAEDLPSSVLELAELYHVYAQDLAEGTHAAATFDDAVRMHKLLDGVLASSQTGRRSLFAL from the coding sequence ATGCGCCCTACTGCTTCCCCTATCCGCGTCGGCCTGGTCGGTATTGGCAACTGGGCCATGCACGGCCACGTTCGCGTGCTTTCGCTGTTGCCTCAATATGAAATCACTGCCGTTTACAGCCAACGTCTGGACAGTGCGCAAGTCGCCGCCGCTCACCTGGGCATTCCCCATGTGGCCGAATCCCTGGACGAGCTGGTCAATCACCCCGAGGTCGATCTGGTGGTGGTCCTGACGATTGCCCCTCAACACGAAGAGGCGGTGCGCGCCGCCATCGCGGCTGGCAAGAACGTCTATTGCGAATGGCCGCTGACCACCAGCACCGCAGTCTCGCAAGAACTGGCCTGCCTGGCGAAGCAAGCGGGTGTGCGCACCATCGTCGGTTTGCAGCGCCGTCACGCGCCGCACAACCGTTACCTGCAAGACCTGCTGCAACAGGGCTACGTCGGCAAAGTGCGCTCGGTGCGCATCCACGTCAGCATGAATTACTTCCAGGCGCTGCGCCCGAACGCCCTGCGCTGGACCGTACCGGTGGAGAACTTCTCCAGCGTGGTGTCGATCTACGCCGGCCATTTCCTCGACATGCTGTTCACCGCCATGGGCTGGCCGGTCAACGTCAGCGCGCTGGCGGTCAACCAATTCGACGTCGTCACCATCAAGGAAACCGGTGAGCAATTGAGCGGCACCGCGCCAGACCAACTGGTTCTCGCCGGGCAACTGGAGGACGGCGCCCTGCTCTCGGTTCACATCGAAGGCGGCAAACGCAATGGCTCGGGGGTGCAGATCGAAATCACCGGTCACGAAGGTGACTTGCGCATCACCAACGTTTCGGCGTTCGGCGGCGTGGGCGAGGACTATGTGATCGAAGGCGCCCACGGCGATCACCTGCCGCTGGAGGTGTTGCCGATCCCCGCCAGCTACTCGCGCCTTCCAACGGCCGAAGACCTGCCGTCCTCGGTGCTCGAACTCGCCGAGCTGTACCACGTGTACGCCCAGGACCTTGCCGAGGGCACCCACGCCGCCGCGACGTTCGACGATGCCGTGCGCATGCACAAGCTGCTCGACGGCGTGCTGGCCTCGTCGCAAACCGGCCGCCGCTCCCTGTTCGCCCTTTGA
- a CDS encoding SDR family oxidoreductase — MNIAGSVVFVTGASRGLGLALAKVALAQGASKVYAGVRNTEGFDVPGIIPVKVDVTDEASVLAAAERCQDTTVLVNNAGIGEIQDSALASNMIELTRRMMDTNTFGIVRTAQAFAPILARNDGGAIVNVLSDVTWLSRPMLAAYAASKSAAWSVTNALRLELTGQKTQVVAVHVGFVDTDLVRGFDVPKTDPRVVAEVVFEGVNGGALEVLVDEGTRLIKSSLSLPDAVYFNPQ, encoded by the coding sequence ATGAATATCGCCGGATCAGTCGTGTTTGTAACGGGGGCCAGCCGTGGCCTGGGCCTTGCGCTTGCCAAAGTGGCGTTGGCCCAAGGGGCTTCGAAGGTTTATGCGGGTGTGCGCAACACCGAAGGGTTCGACGTGCCGGGCATCATTCCGGTCAAGGTCGATGTCACCGACGAAGCGTCGGTGCTGGCGGCCGCCGAACGGTGTCAGGACACCACGGTACTGGTGAACAATGCGGGGATTGGCGAGATTCAGGACAGTGCCCTGGCGTCGAACATGATTGAGCTGACGCGACGCATGATGGACACCAACACCTTTGGTATCGTGCGCACGGCCCAGGCCTTTGCCCCGATTCTCGCGCGCAATGACGGCGGTGCCATCGTCAACGTGTTGTCGGACGTGACGTGGTTGAGTCGGCCGATGCTGGCTGCTTACGCGGCGTCCAAGTCAGCCGCCTGGAGCGTGACCAACGCGCTGCGCCTCGAACTCACTGGCCAGAAGACTCAGGTCGTTGCCGTGCACGTGGGCTTTGTCGACACCGACCTCGTCAGAGGCTTCGATGTGCCGAAAACCGACCCCCGCGTTGTGGCTGAAGTGGTGTTCGAGGGCGTGAATGGCGGGGCGCTCGAAGTGCTCGTCGACGAAGGCACTCGACTCATCAAGTCCAGCCTGTCACTGCCTGACGCGGTGTACTTCAACCCGCAGTGA
- a CDS encoding putative quinol monooxygenase gives MSDVPYILLVNATVKPEYLTEVLEAAAVTLAHTLKEPGCVAFHQTAYAQDPTHLCFFEYFASEAAHAEHMAQPYTQAFMALLDGKLVTAPDMQRLTLAYAG, from the coding sequence ATGAGCGACGTCCCGTACATTCTGCTGGTGAACGCAACGGTCAAGCCTGAATACCTGACCGAGGTACTGGAAGCCGCTGCCGTGACATTGGCACACACGCTCAAAGAGCCGGGCTGTGTGGCGTTTCATCAGACTGCTTATGCGCAGGACCCCACGCATCTGTGTTTCTTTGAATACTTTGCCTCGGAAGCGGCCCATGCCGAACACATGGCGCAGCCCTATACCCAGGCCTTCATGGCGCTGCTGGACGGCAAGCTGGTGACTGCACCGGACATGCAGCGATTGACTCTGGCATACGCAGGCTGA
- a CDS encoding FAD-binding oxidoreductase — translation MFTYNNNYYTATMQDTPSRPALSGNVRADVCVVGAGLAGLSTAWALLTRGKTVALLDAGRVAWGASGRNGGFVLQGWSEGMSAIERRCGKTTAAALFKLSLEGVDIVRETIARHALPGCSPTTGKLSVIRYDDADSLRRLQDKMATDFDFHLDYLNRDAVRERLKTDRYFQALRDTHGFHFHPLNYCLGLAGLIERSGGAIYEQSPMVRVERRDGGHRVITDKGSVECGDVVYCCGGYGGPEFGKLRGAFLPIATYAVLTEHLGPRLAAAVNTRDAVGDNRRASDYYRVVDGDRLLWGGRITTKNLQDEKRLGQLLTADILDVYPQLKGVKIDKAWSGLMGYARHKMPHIASLGTGLWACTSFGGHGMNTAPIGGRVIAEAICGESDRYRLFDAYGLQWNGGPLGPAAAQTVYAGLKIMDFFQESRSQRKAVSHP, via the coding sequence ATGTTCACCTATAACAACAACTATTACACCGCGACGATGCAGGACACGCCCTCGCGGCCTGCGCTGTCAGGCAACGTGCGCGCCGATGTCTGCGTGGTCGGCGCAGGGCTGGCAGGGTTGAGCACGGCCTGGGCACTGCTGACACGAGGCAAGACTGTCGCGTTGCTCGACGCTGGCCGAGTGGCATGGGGCGCGTCAGGGCGCAATGGCGGCTTCGTGCTTCAGGGTTGGTCCGAAGGCATGTCGGCCATCGAACGACGCTGCGGGAAAACCACCGCTGCCGCGCTGTTCAAACTGTCGCTGGAAGGGGTCGATATCGTGCGTGAGACCATCGCCCGACACGCCCTGCCCGGCTGTTCACCCACGACGGGAAAGCTGAGCGTGATCCGCTACGACGATGCCGACAGCCTGCGGCGACTGCAGGACAAAATGGCCACGGACTTCGACTTTCATCTCGACTACCTGAATCGCGATGCGGTACGTGAACGGCTGAAAACCGACCGCTACTTTCAGGCACTTCGGGACACCCACGGTTTCCATTTTCACCCCTTGAATTATTGCCTCGGCCTGGCCGGGCTCATTGAACGCAGCGGCGGCGCGATTTACGAACAGTCGCCGATGGTCCGGGTCGAGCGCCGGGACGGCGGGCATCGGGTGATCACGGATAAGGGCAGCGTCGAGTGCGGCGATGTGGTGTATTGCTGCGGCGGGTATGGCGGCCCCGAGTTCGGCAAGCTGCGCGGCGCGTTTCTGCCCATCGCCACCTACGCTGTCCTGACCGAACACCTTGGGCCGCGGTTGGCGGCAGCAGTGAACACCCGCGATGCGGTGGGCGACAATCGTCGGGCCTCCGATTATTACCGGGTCGTTGATGGCGATCGTTTGCTCTGGGGCGGGCGCATCACCACCAAAAACCTGCAGGATGAAAAGCGCCTGGGGCAGTTGTTGACGGCCGATATTCTCGACGTCTACCCGCAGTTGAAAGGGGTGAAGATCGATAAAGCCTGGTCGGGGCTGATGGGCTATGCCCGGCACAAGATGCCTCACATCGCCTCACTGGGCACGGGGCTCTGGGCTTGTACCTCGTTCGGCGGCCATGGTATGAACACTGCGCCCATTGGCGGACGCGTGATCGCCGAAGCCATTTGCGGCGAAAGCGATCGCTACCGGTTGTTCGATGCGTACGGACTGCAATGGAACGGTGGTCCTCTCGGGCCCGCGGCGGCCCAAACGGTTTACGCCGGGCTGAAGATCATGGATTTCTTTCAGGAAAGCCGGTCACAGCGCAAAGCGGTTTCTCACCCCTGA